The following proteins come from a genomic window of Natronosalvus vescus:
- a CDS encoding DUF4870 domain-containing protein, whose amino-acid sequence MNAQYCPDCGAEVATGSRYCSNCGERITAVTQSPTQTTDPGYAHAAEKDTTFAAITHVLALFTWVLGPLIVLLVTDDAFVHENARNALNWQIMFTVYMIISGILVFVLIGIPLIIIIPLLDMVFCIIAALKANEGEAWRYPATPDIV is encoded by the coding sequence ATGAACGCTCAGTACTGCCCCGACTGCGGCGCGGAGGTCGCTACCGGCAGTCGATACTGTTCGAACTGTGGAGAACGAATTACGGCGGTCACGCAGTCACCGACGCAGACGACAGACCCTGGTTACGCGCATGCTGCCGAAAAAGACACCACCTTTGCCGCCATCACGCACGTTCTCGCATTGTTCACGTGGGTGCTCGGCCCGCTGATCGTGTTGCTCGTGACCGACGACGCCTTCGTCCACGAGAACGCCCGGAACGCGTTGAACTGGCAGATCATGTTCACGGTGTACATGATCATCTCGGGGATTCTGGTTTTCGTCCTGATCGGGATTCCGCTCATCATCATTATCCCGTTGCTGGACATGGTGTTCTGCATTATCGCGGCCCTCAAGGCGAACGAGGGGGAGGCCTGGCGGTATCCCGCGACCCCCGATATCGTTTAG
- a CDS encoding ASCH domain-containing protein, translating into MTELDPDTLLPSPRMRTQALEGEVSQIHRGHAYAEEGDTFTVEGEQFEVTSITERRLGDLTDEDAKKEGVPDLEAYRKLLERAHDDFEWHDESEIVRHRFERVSDSTGD; encoded by the coding sequence ATGACCGAACTCGATCCAGACACCCTGTTGCCGTCGCCCAGAATGCGAACCCAGGCGCTCGAGGGCGAGGTAAGCCAGATCCACCGCGGACACGCCTACGCCGAGGAAGGCGATACGTTCACCGTCGAGGGCGAACAGTTCGAAGTCACCTCCATCACCGAGCGACGACTCGGCGATCTGACCGACGAGGACGCCAAAAAAGAGGGGGTGCCGGATCTCGAGGCCTACCGGAAGTTGCTCGAGCGCGCCCACGACGACTTCGAGTGGCACGACGAGAGCGAGATCGTTCGCCACCGGTTCGAACGGGTGAGCGATTCCACCGGCGACTAA
- the pfdA gene encoding prefoldin subunit alpha gives MGASQQQLQELSQQLQEIQEQIELLREDVEAVRDQQDAVDEATDAIEQLESGSTVQVPLGGGAYVRATIEDIDEVIVELGADYALERDQEGAIETLEHKKDRLDDRIEELEDQISELEAESGQLEQQAQQLQQQAMQQQMQQMQQGQEQSPDE, from the coding sequence ATGGGTGCCAGCCAACAGCAGCTCCAGGAACTCTCCCAGCAGCTACAGGAGATCCAGGAACAGATCGAACTCCTTCGAGAGGACGTCGAAGCCGTCCGCGACCAGCAGGACGCCGTCGACGAGGCGACCGACGCGATCGAACAGCTCGAGTCCGGCTCGACGGTGCAGGTACCCCTCGGCGGCGGTGCCTACGTCCGGGCGACGATCGAGGACATCGACGAAGTGATCGTCGAACTCGGCGCCGACTACGCCCTCGAGCGCGATCAGGAGGGTGCTATCGAGACGCTCGAGCACAAGAAGGATCGACTCGACGACCGTATCGAGGAGCTCGAAGACCAGATCAGCGAGCTCGAAGCCGAGAGCGGCCAGCTCGAACAGCAGGCTCAGCAGCTCCAGCAGCAGGCGATGCAACAGCAGATGCAGCAGATGCAGCAGGGTCAAGAACAGAGCCCTGACGAGTAA
- the ftsY gene encoding signal recognition particle-docking protein FtsY yields the protein MFDNLKEKLGSFRKEAEAAADENVEDVDESELEDNDLEEPVDAPADDAPVDEVTADEPTTDASDAPSETASAGAADAQAAPTSVDERASASVGDELERADDVAERDPVDAADVPADDGGDEADVAGDTDETDDDNGTGFGRKARSLVRGKFVIEEDDLEGPLHELELALLSSDVEMGVAEEILDNIRDELIGETRTFTTSTGAVVEEALRDAIYDVISVGQFDFDERVAIEDKPLVIIFTGVNGVGKTTSIAKLDRYFEERGYSTVMANGDTYRAGANEQIAEHARARDTKLIAHDQGGDPAAVLYDAVEYANANDIDVVLGDTAGRLHTNEGLMDQLEKIGRVVDPDMTLFVDEAVAGQDAVNRAREFNEAAEVDGTILTKADADSNGGAAISVAHVTGKPILFLGVGQGYDDLERFDPDTMVDRLLADE from the coding sequence ATGTTCGACAACCTGAAGGAGAAACTCGGGAGCTTCCGGAAGGAAGCCGAAGCGGCCGCCGACGAGAACGTCGAAGATGTCGACGAGTCCGAACTGGAGGACAACGACCTCGAGGAGCCGGTCGATGCCCCGGCCGACGATGCGCCGGTCGACGAGGTGACTGCGGACGAACCGACCACTGACGCATCGGATGCCCCGTCGGAAACGGCAAGTGCTGGGGCAGCCGATGCCCAGGCGGCCCCGACGAGCGTTGATGAGCGAGCGTCGGCGAGCGTCGGCGACGAACTCGAGCGTGCCGACGACGTGGCCGAGCGCGATCCTGTCGATGCTGCCGATGTGCCCGCCGACGACGGTGGCGACGAAGCCGATGTCGCTGGCGACACCGACGAAACTGACGACGACAACGGCACCGGCTTCGGCCGCAAAGCCCGCTCGCTCGTCCGCGGGAAGTTCGTCATCGAGGAGGACGACCTCGAGGGGCCCCTGCACGAACTCGAACTCGCCTTGCTCTCGAGCGACGTCGAGATGGGCGTCGCCGAGGAGATTCTCGACAACATCCGCGACGAACTGATCGGTGAGACGCGGACGTTCACCACCTCGACGGGGGCCGTCGTCGAGGAAGCCCTCCGCGATGCGATTTACGACGTGATCAGCGTCGGCCAGTTCGACTTCGACGAGCGGGTCGCCATCGAGGACAAACCCCTCGTCATCATCTTCACGGGCGTCAACGGCGTCGGCAAGACGACGTCGATCGCCAAACTCGACCGCTATTTCGAGGAGCGGGGCTACTCGACCGTGATGGCCAACGGCGACACCTATCGGGCCGGGGCGAACGAACAGATCGCCGAACACGCCCGGGCGCGGGACACGAAGCTCATCGCCCACGACCAGGGGGGCGACCCCGCTGCGGTGCTGTACGACGCCGTCGAGTACGCCAACGCGAACGACATCGACGTCGTCCTCGGCGACACGGCGGGTCGTCTTCACACGAACGAAGGCCTGATGGATCAACTCGAGAAGATCGGCCGCGTGGTCGATCCCGACATGACGCTGTTCGTCGACGAGGCCGTCGCCGGCCAGGACGCGGTCAACCGCGCTCGCGAATTCAACGAGGCCGCCGAGGTCGACGGCACGATTCTGACGAAAGCCGACGCCGACTCGAACGGCGGCGCGGCCATTTCGGTCGCCCACGTGACCGGAAAACCGATTCTGTTCCTGGGTGTCGGCCAGGGCTACGACGACCTCGAGCGCTTCGACCCCGACACGATGGTCGATCGGTTGCTCGCTGACGAGTAG
- a CDS encoding DUF502 domain-containing protein, translating into MKALSSRLRRWFVNGVVITIPIIVTLIVLLVVLEFVLSLLSPVVAGVDYVWANEPPREVMQAVTVGSLIAFFLLVGFAAEYTPGRYLSRWFHRTIETIPGVGTIYTSVRQASNVLVDDDVDQFEDVKLVEFPHQDTYVLGFLTADTPAAIEASVNSTEMQTVMIPLGPNPMTNGFIVHAPADSVYDVDISVEEAVRITATLGVASNHVDEN; encoded by the coding sequence ATGAAGGCGCTGTCGTCGCGGCTGCGACGCTGGTTCGTCAACGGGGTCGTGATCACGATTCCGATCATCGTCACGCTCATCGTCCTGCTCGTCGTCCTCGAGTTCGTTCTCAGCCTGCTCTCGCCGGTGGTCGCCGGCGTCGACTACGTCTGGGCCAACGAGCCGCCGCGAGAGGTCATGCAGGCGGTGACGGTCGGGTCGCTGATCGCCTTCTTCCTCCTCGTCGGGTTCGCCGCGGAGTACACGCCCGGTCGATACCTCTCCCGGTGGTTCCACCGAACGATCGAGACGATTCCGGGCGTGGGGACGATCTACACGAGCGTTCGCCAGGCCAGCAACGTCCTGGTTGACGACGACGTCGATCAGTTCGAGGACGTCAAACTCGTCGAGTTCCCCCACCAGGACACCTACGTGCTCGGGTTTCTGACCGCCGACACCCCCGCGGCGATCGAAGCCTCCGTGAACTCGACGGAGATGCAGACGGTCATGATCCCGCTCGGTCCGAACCCGATGACGAACGGGTTCATCGTCCACGCCCCCGCCGACAGCGTCTACGACGTCGACATCAGCGTCGAGGAGGCCGTTCGGATTACGGCGACGCTCGGGGTCGCGTCGAATCACGTCGACGAGAATTGA
- a CDS encoding thiol-disulfide oxidoreductase DCC family protein gives MSETPPRLVYDDDCGFCTWCAEYADARGEFELVGFEELSPDQLARLPDDYENCAHLLTEDRVYSCGEALEEAVARLESPSKYAARGLRRLPAHERIRERGYRLVADNRVLFGKVARRDPPARQ, from the coding sequence ATGTCGGAGACGCCTCCGCGACTCGTGTACGACGACGACTGCGGCTTCTGCACCTGGTGTGCCGAGTACGCCGACGCTCGTGGGGAGTTCGAACTCGTCGGCTTCGAGGAACTCAGCCCCGACCAGCTCGCCCGCCTCCCCGACGACTACGAGAACTGCGCCCACCTTCTGACCGAGGATCGGGTGTACTCCTGTGGCGAAGCCCTCGAGGAAGCGGTGGCTCGCCTCGAGTCCCCGTCGAAGTACGCGGCTCGGGGGCTTCGCCGACTGCCGGCCCACGAGCGGATACGGGAACGGGGGTATCGGCTCGTCGCGGACAATCGCGTGTTGTTCGGGAAGGTCGCCAGGCGGGATCCGCCGGCTCGTCAATGA
- a CDS encoding alpha/beta fold hydrolase — protein sequence MPTVTRDGVSIYYDHDRGEGDPVVFLQGVGTGRWQWRWQREGLAGYDLFAPDTRGTGRSDAGLPPVFPSLPRRLRSPLLRGRFSYDGDTLAADLEAVLEDAGVHNAHLVGVDLGGLIAQRYALEYRRAASLTLVGTTPGGEDAVAMDDDVRDRLLATSGSKREAIRERTRPFFSERFTNRNPHLMDRLVEWRLVHDPDDPALEAQLGALERMDVHDRLERLRVPTLVIHGTDDRIVPVENGRLLAERVPGSEYLELEGGSHGCFIEEDERVTDRIRTFLAQVTETTPTA from the coding sequence ATGCCAACCGTCACGCGAGATGGGGTGTCCATCTACTACGATCACGATCGCGGCGAAGGCGATCCCGTCGTCTTCCTGCAGGGAGTTGGTACCGGTCGCTGGCAGTGGCGCTGGCAGCGCGAGGGGCTGGCAGGATACGACCTGTTCGCCCCCGACACGCGCGGCACGGGTCGATCGGACGCCGGTCTCCCCCCGGTTTTCCCCAGCCTGCCCCGGCGGCTTCGCTCGCCGCTCCTCCGGGGCCGGTTCAGCTACGACGGCGACACCCTCGCTGCCGACCTCGAAGCCGTGCTCGAGGACGCCGGCGTACACAATGCCCACCTCGTCGGGGTCGACCTCGGCGGGCTGATCGCCCAGCGTTACGCGCTCGAGTACCGGCGGGCGGCCTCGCTGACGCTCGTCGGGACGACTCCTGGTGGTGAGGATGCGGTCGCGATGGACGACGACGTTCGTGACCGGCTACTCGCCACGTCGGGCTCGAAACGGGAGGCGATCCGCGAGCGGACGCGGCCGTTCTTCAGCGAGCGCTTCACCAACCGCAACCCTCACCTCATGGATCGCCTCGTCGAGTGGCGGCTCGTCCACGATCCCGACGATCCGGCGCTCGAGGCCCAGCTCGGCGCGCTCGAGCGAATGGACGTGCACGACCGGCTGGAACGCCTCCGCGTGCCGACGCTGGTCATCCACGGCACGGACGACCGCATCGTGCCGGTCGAGAACGGCCGGCTGCTCGCCGAACGCGTGCCGGGAAGCGAGTATCTCGAACTCGAGGGGGGCTCCCACGGCTGTTTCATCGAGGAGGACGAGCGCGTTACCGACCGGATTCGGACGTTTCTGGCGCAGGTTACGGAGACGACACCGACCGCGTGA